A window of Cytobacillus sp. FSL H8-0458 genomic DNA:
ATAAAACCGGCCTCAAGCTGAAAGTTGCAATTATTGTTCTTTTTGCAGCGGTCTGCAATCAGCTGGCTTGATAATTCCATTTCAATTTCATGTTTCGATTCGTTTGCGATGGAAAGGTTTCCCCAGCCGGCGTTTATAAAAAACTCGGCAATCTGGCCGGCTGTTTCAAGAGGATACATGCGTGCGATCCTTTTTCCGGCCCAATATAAAATTTCTGGTGCTTCATTTCCTAAAAGGTCATGCAAAAGCACTTCCCGGATTAGTTCATAGCCAAATACCGGAACTGTCTGTATGTAATCTTCATTAGTGGATTTCGCAGATGCTGATTCGCTCAATAGTCTCCCCTCTTTCTATGTTTCTATTATATACAATATGCTGTGGGAGTTAATATCAATTCGGGAAAAAATAGAACGATTTGCATAGAAATAATTACTATTTCAGTATACTGGAGACCAGCAACTAGGTCATATTGAACCGCAGAATAATATATGTTTTTAACGCGTTAATATTTTTTAAAAATTTTATTAATATGGAACATTTTATGTATCCGTTTTCTTGACGCTCTATTATCTTGGGAGTAAAATGGACATGTCACATAATTGTAAGAAAATGAATAACATTTTCGAGATGATGTCCTGAGCGGGGGCTCAGCATCGTTTTTTTAAAATCAGGGGGGGAAAGTTTATGGCAGGTAATCGTGAGTTTTTTAATCGCAGATTGCATTCATTGCTTGGAGTAATACCAGTTGGTTTGTTTTTGGTGCAGCACCTTGTAGTGAACCATTTTGCAACAGGGGGAGAGGAATCTTTTAATAATGCAGCGCATTTTATGGAAAGTCTTCCATTTAGAATATTCCTTGAAACGTTTGTAATCTATTTACCTTTGCTGTTCCACGCAATCTATGGCCTTTATATTGCTTTTACTGCGAAAAATAACACAAGCAGATACGGATATTTCCGTAATTGGATGTTTATGCTTCAGCGCGTTTCTGGTGTCATTACGCTGGTTTTTGTTGCATGGCATGTTTGGGAAACACGTGTGCAGGCTGCCTTTGGAGCAGAAGTTAACTTTCAGATGATGGAGAACATCCTGTCGAATCCATTTATGTTCTGGTTCTATATTATTGGAGTCATTTCTGCAATTTTTCACTTTGCTAATGGGCTTTGGTCATTCCTTGTCAGCTGGGGACTTACAGTATCTCCTCGTTCACAGGTTATTTCCACTTACGTAACAATCGGAATTTTCATTGCATTATCTATTGTTGGCGTACGTGCTCTGACAGCATTTATTTAATAGACATGCGAGATTATTAGACTTGATCGGATAAAAAGGGAATTGGGCAGCTGCCCGGCTCCGCATCAGTGAAAGCGCAAAGGCAAAATCAGCACTTTTGGCAGAATAAACGCCATCGCAAGGCCTCAAGGGGGCCGGTAAGCGGGTGCTGGCGCTTTTCTTACAAGTATTAAGGGAGTGAGTCACGATGGGTAAAGGAAAAGTTATAGTTGTCGGCGGCGGACTAGCCGGTTTGATGGCGACAATTAAAGTAGCAGAATCTGGGACTCCGGTTGAATTATTTTCTCTGGTACCGGTTAAACGTTCCCACTCTGTTTGTGCCCAGGGCGGCATCAACGGAGCAGTAAATACAAAAGGGGAAGGCGATTCCCCATGGATTCATTTTGACGATACAATTTATGGCGGGGACTTCCTGGCAAACCAGCCGCCTGTAAAAGCAATGGCAGAGGCTGCACCTGGCATCATTCATTTATTTGACCGTATGGGTGTTATGTTTAACCGTACACCTGAAGGACTGCTTGACTTCCGCCGCTTCGGTGGAACACAGCATCATCGTACTGCGTTTGCCGGTGCTACAACTGGGCAGCAGCTTCTTTATGCAATGGACGAGCAGGTCCGCCGCCATGAAGTGGCAGGATTAGTGACAAAGTATGAGGGCTGGGAATTTCTTGGGGTTGTCATCGATGATGACGGAGCTTGTAAGGGTGTCGTTGCCCAGAACCTGACTTCTATGGAAATTAAGTCTTTTGCTGCAGATGCAGTTATTATGGCATCCGGCGGACCGGGAATTATTTTTGGGAAATCCACTAACTCCGTCATTAACACAGGCTCAGCGGCTTCGATTGTTTATCAGCAGGGTGCTTATTACGCAAATGGGGAATTTATTCAGATCCATCCCACCGCTATACCTGGAGATGATAAACTTCGCCTAATGAGTGAATCTGCACGCGGTGAAGGCGGACGAGTATGGACATATAAAGATGGCAAACCATGGTACTTCCTTGAGGAGAAATATCCGGCTTACGGAAATCTGGTGCCTCGTGATATTGCAACCCGTGAAATTTTTGACGTGTGTGTTAACCAGAAGCTTGGCATTAACGGGGAGAACATGGTATATCTTGATCTTTCCCATAAAGATCCTAAAGAACTTGATATTAAGCTTGGCGGAATCATTGAAATTTATGAGAAATTCCAGGGTGAAGACCCTCGTAAAGTGCCAATGAAAATCTTCCCTGCTGTTCACTATTCAATGGGCGGATTGTGGGTTGACTATGACCAGATGACAAATATTCCTGGCTTGTTTGCAGCGGGTGAATGTGATTATTCACAGCATGGTGCCAACCGTCTTGGCGCCAACTCACTTCTATCAGCCATATATGGCGGTATGGTAGCAGGCCCGAATGCTGTCAAGTATATCAGCGGATTAGATAAGAGTGCTGAAGATCTGCCATCATCATTATTTGACCGCCATGTAAAACAGGAAGAAGAAAAATGGAATAATATCATGTCTCTTGATGGCACAGAGAATGCATATGTCCTTCATAAAGAGCTTGGTGAGTGGATGACAGACAATGTAACGGTTGTCCGCCATAATGACAGGCTTTTGAAAACAGACGAAAAAATTGTTGAACTTATGGAGCGCTATAAAAACATTAATATTAATGATACTGCGAAGTGGAGCAATCAGGGTGCAAGCTTTACGCGCCAGCTGCAGAATATGCTTCAATTGGCACGTGTTATTACAATTGGTGCCTATAACCGTAATGAAAGCCGCGGTGCACACTATAAACCGGACTTCCCAGAACGTAATGATGAGGAATTCATGAAAACAACAATGGCGAAGTTTGTTGATGCAAATTCCGCTCCTGCATTTCATTACGAAGACATTGATGTAAGCTTAATTCCACCGCGTAAGCGTGACTATTCCAAAAAGAAAGGGGAGAACTAAATCATGCAAGAAACAAAAACTAAAACAGTCCGTTTTGTAATCAGCCGCCAGGATACTCCTGATTCAGCCCCTTTTCAGGAAGAGTTTGAAATAGATTACCGTCCAAATATGAACGTTATTTCTGCCCTTATGGAAATTCGCCGTAATCCGGTTAATGTGAAGGGCGAACAGACTACTCCAATCGCATGGGATATGAACTGCCTTGAAGAAGTCTGCGGTGCATGTTCAATGATTATTAATGGAAAGCCCCGCCAGTCATGTACGGCACTTGTAGATCAGCTGGAACAGCCGATCCGTCTTGAGCCGATGCGCACGTTCCCTGTAGTCCGTGACCTGCAGGTCGACAGAAGCCGTATGTTTGACTCCTTGAAAAAGGTTAAAGCATGGATTCCGATCGATGGTACTTATGACTTGGGACCAGGACCGCGTATGCCTGAGAGAAAGCGCCAATGGGCATATGAACTGTCAAAGTGCATGACATGCGGTGTTTGCCTGGAAGCATGCCCGAATGTAAACAGCAAATCTGACTTTATCGGGCCAGCTCCTTTATCACAGGTTCGCTTGTTTAATGCTCACCCAACTGGTGAAATGAATAAAGCTGAACGTCTGGAGCAAATCATGGGTGATGGCGGACTTGCCAATTGCGGAAACTCTCAAAACTGCGTACAGTCCTGCCCGAAAGGCATTCCTTTAACAACATCCATTGCGGCACTAAACCGTGATACAACATTTCAGTCTTTCAAAAACTTCTTTGGAAGCGACCAGATATAAACATGATAAAACCCCTTTCCTTTTGGAGAGGGGTTTTATAATTTAACAAACCAAGCTGAATGCTAATGTTTTGGTTTTCAAATAATTCAAAAAAAACTATAATAAAATACAACAGAGTGAATGCTCATTCATAAAAAATGGGAGGAACCAGCATGAAAAAATTGAGCTATATAGACGATTTTAAAAAATGGGAAGAAGAATTCATTTTCTTTCATCCAGTAAAAGTCAGATTTTCTGAAACTGATATGTTTGGACATTTGAACAATACCATTCCATTTACATATTATGAAGAAGCAAGGATAGAATTCTTCAAAAGCAAGGGCTTTATGCAGGACTGGGTAAAGCATGATAATGAAACCATACCAGTCGTAGCAGACCTCCAATGCGATTTTATCAGCCAGGTTTTCTTTGATGAAGAGATACAAATATACGTTAAAGCTGCATCAATAGGGAATTCTTCTGTTGATCTTCATTATATGGGCAGGAAATCAGACGGTTCAGTTTGCTTCACCGGCAGAGGGACGATGGTGCAGATATCAAAGGTGACGGGCAAGGGTGTGCCATGGACTGAAAAAATGAAAGAAATGCTGAAAAGCGAGGTTAAAGTACGAGCCTAGCTGCACAATGGCACATTTCCTGAAAATAACTTTCTCCTTTCACTAAATATAGTCACTTCGGCTGTTTTGCTGACATATGATATGGTGACTAAATATATACCCATCCCGCGGTTCATAGCTGGCGAAAGGCAAGGAGGGTTACAATACTTGAAGGAGAATGAATATACTCACAAGCCGTTACTCACCAAACGAGAAAGAGAAGTATTCGAATTGTTAGTACAAGATAAAACAACAAGGGAAATCGCTGGTGAATTGTTTATAAGTGAAAAAACGGTTAGGAACCACATTTCTAATGCCATGCAAAAGCTTGGTGTAAAGGGGCGATCACAAGCTGTTGTAGAGCTCCTTCGAATGGGAGAGCTAGAACTTTAATTTAGACCGGCTATCCTTCGGGAGGCCGGTTATCACATTTATATAGGGAATATTTCATTATTGGATTTATTTCTGTCTTGAAATTTATACGGAAAAAGGTGAAAATAAATGCACAAGGGCAGAAAACATCGTAAAAGCTTAAATGGGAGTGTTTATGAATGAAGCTGGAAGATCCTAAAACAAATGAAATAAATGATGTTGTAGCTGATATTGAAAAAGACTTAAGATACATATCCGGCATTATCAAGCAAAAGGGAAGGGAAATTCTAAGTGATTTTACCATTACCCCTCCTCAGTTTGTGGCCTTGCAATGGCTGTTTGAAGAAGGCGATATGACTATCGGCGAGCTGTCAAATAAAATGTATCTTGCATGCAGCACGACAACTGATCTTGTTGACCGAATGGAGAAAAATAGCCTTGTGAAAAGAGTGAAAGACCCAAATGACCGAAGAGTAGTCCGGATTCATCTGCTTGATGAAGGAGAGCGGATTATCGAAGAAGTTATTAAAAAACGCCAGGATTACCTTAAAGAGGTCCTTAAAAATTCTTCACATAATGAGGTCTTGTTCTTAAAAGACAACTTAATGAAATTACACCATGATATGCGCGGAGAATGAGGCGGTACTTTTGAAACAACCAATAGGAATAATTGACTCCGGAGTGGGGGGCTTAACAGTCGCAAAAGAAATCATGAGGCAGCTGCCAAATGAAGATATTGTATACCTCGGAGATACAGCACGATGCCCGTACGGCCCGCGGCCTGGTGAAGAGGTAAAATCCTTTACCTGGCAAATGACGGAGTACCTGCTTAAAGAAAATATTAAAATGCTTGTTATAGCCTGTAATACAGCTACTGCTGTCGCTCTCGAGGAAATACGCAGGGAACTGCCGATACCGGTTATCGGTGTCATTTTCCCAGGCGCAAGAACAGCTATTAAAGTGACGAAAAATCATATAATTGGAGTCATTGGCACAGAGGGCACAGTCAAAAGCAAGGCATATGAAAATGCGCTAATTCAGATAAACAGCAGGTCTGCCGTGCATAGTCTGGCATGCCCAAAATTCGTTCCCCTTGTAGAGAGCGGGGAGTATGAAGGCTCAGTTGCCAAAAAAATAGTGGCGGAGACGCTTCAGCCCTTAAAAGGAAAAGGAATGGATACACTCATTCTTGGATGTACTCATTATCCTTTATTAGAACCGATTATTAAAAATGTAATGGGTAAAAATGTAAAGGTGATCAGCTCAGGTGAGGAAACAGCAAGGGAAGCAAGTACCATTCTGCACCACCATGGTCTTCTTAAAGCTGTGGATGAGAACCCTGAATATAAATTCTGTACAACTGGCTCCACGGCCATTTTTTCTAAAATTGCCTCAAAGTGGCTTGGGTTTACTGTAAATGCTGTAGAAAAAATTTCGCTTTAATAATTGCAGACACCTTCTGAACTTTTTCAGAAGGTGTTTTTTATAGTAATCTGAATGTTACTTTTAGATTACTTTTTAAAAAAGCTCTGGTATCATGAAACTGAAAGAAAAACTATACTTAATTGAGTTGGTGATCAATTTGCTGGCACAAGCCGAAAATTATTTAAAAAAATATTTTGGATATACTTCTTTCCGCCCCGGCCAACAGGAGATTATTCAGAATATCCTCTCACAAACCAATACTCTTGGCATTCTCCCAACTGGAGGCGGAAAGTCAATCTGCTTTCAAATACCCGCTCTTGTACTCCCCGGAACGGCCATTGTGATTTCTCCCTTAATTTCCCTGATGAAGGATCAAGTAGATGCCCTTAGCACTGCAGGCATCCCGGCTGCTTATATAAACAGCACATTGTCTTCTGCCGAGTATCAGCACATTGTGGCTGGAATACGTAATGAAGAATATAAGCTCGTGTATGTGGCGCCGGAGCGATTTGGGTCCATGGCCTTTTTGCAATTGTTAAACGATATTTCAATCAATGCGATCGTCTTTGATGAAGCACATTGCATTTCTCAATGGGGGCATGATTTCCGGCCAAGTTATCGTTCCGTTGTCTCAGAACTTAGCAATCTGCACCAGAAACCTGTAATTGCTGCATTGACTGCAACAGCCACACGGGATGTCGCAGAGGACATCCGAAGGCTTCTCAACATCGGCGAGGAAAATATGTTTATAACTGGTTTTGCAAGGGATAATCTATCCTTTCACGTATTGAAAGGTGTTAATAAAAGAGATTTTCTATTGCAGACCATAAATAAACATAAAAACGAAGCGGGAATTATTTATACTTCAAGCCGAAGAGAGACAGACCAGCTGTACCAGTTCTTAAAAGGCAAGAACTGCTCAGTTGCCAAATATCATGCAGGCTTAAAGGAAGAAGAACGAAAAAAAGCACAGGATGCGTTTGTATTCGATGAATCAGATATTATGGTCGCAACAAATGCATTTGGGATGGGGATTGATAAATCCAATGTCAGATATGTCATCCACTATAATCTTCCGCGGAACATTGAAGCTTATTATCAGGAAGCCGGAAGGGCAGGAAGAGATGGAGAGGATAGCATATGTTATTTGATGTTTGCTCCTCAGGATATCCAGCTGCAGAAATTTTTGATTGAGGAGAGCAGTCTGGATCCACGGAAAATGGAGCAGGAATACAGCAAGCTAAAGGATATGGTTAATTACTGCCACACAGAGAAATGCCTTCAATCCTATATCATTGATTATTTTGATGAGAATGCCGAACCTATCCTCTGCGGCAAATGCAGCAGCTGCCTGGATGAACGGACAAGCATAGATATTACTCAGGAAGCTTTAATGATTTTTTCATGCATTAAGCGGATGGGAGAAAGATTTGGCGTTACTTTGACTGCTCAGGTTTTGAAAGGCTCAAGTAATAAAAGAATCCATGAGCTTAATTTTAATGAACTTTCCACATTTGGGCTGATGAAAAACCGCAAAGAAAAAGAGATTGCTGAGATGATCAACTATCTGCTGGCTGAGGATTATCTGGTTTTAACAGATGGAAAATATCCGACAGTAAGGCTGTCAGCAAATGCAATTCCTGTTTTGAAAGGACAGAAAAAACTATTCATGAAAATTAGTTTGCCTGTACCTGTTCAGGAAGCAGATGAAAACATTGAACTTTTTGAGATCCTGAGGAAGCTCAGGAAAAAGATTGCAGATGAAGAAAATGTTCCTCCTTTTGTTGTGTTTGCTGATACCGCATTAAAAGAAATGTGCCGTTATGTTCCCGTGAACAAAGACATGATGTTAAATGTAAAAGGTGTAGGGCAAATGAAGTTTGATAAGTATGGGGAATATTTTATTCAGGCAATTAAAGAATTTGCCGAAGAACATAATATTTCTCCTATGCCTGCAGCAGAGACGCCTTCAATGTCAGAGGAACCACAGGATGACCGCCCAAGCTACCAGATTTCCTTTGATCATTATAAGGATGGAATTTCCATAAAGGAAATAGCCAAAAAGCGAAACTTTTCACTTATAACTATTCAGGAGCATATCTTCCGGTCGATCAAAGAAGGCAATGCAATTGACTGGTCAGATATTTTCAATGAAACGGAAGAAAAGCTAGTTTTACAGGCAGCTGAAAAAGCTGGAAGAGATAAACTTAAGCCAATTAAAGAAGAACTTCCGGATGAAATAGATTATTTTAAAATCAAAGCTGTCCTTGTAAAAGACGAACTCCAGAAACAAAATTGACATGAAGCCCTAATTGGGGCTTCTTTTAATATGGCTGAGAAGCAAGCATTCCTCGGATTGTCCAAATTTGTCAAAAATCTATTCACACTTTTATCCCAAAAGACGGTCTAAATTACAGATAGGCTCGTATACATGTAGTACAAACTGTCTCAGGGGGGATTATGTATGTCTATAAATAAAAAAACGTCTATAGTGTCAGCTGTGCTGGTATCATCTGTATTATTATCAGGCTGCGGATTGTTTGGAAGCCAGGGGAAAGAAAAGGTCGATCCGCCAAAAGCAGTATCTTATACCGATGAAGGCGAAAGTGCTGCTGAAGAAACAACAGGAAAAGAAACAGCTGAAAATGAAGAGGGTGTTACGGCAAATCTTAAAACAGAGCTATACTTGATCGATAAAAATGGGTATGTTGTTCCCCAGACAATCGATCTTCCTAAAACGAACTCAGTTGCTACACAGGCGTTAGAGTACCTGGTGGAAAACGGGCCTGTTACAGAGCTTCTTCCTAATGATTTCCGGGCAGTCCTTCCGGCAGATACAAAAGTTTCTGTAAATATTAAAGATAAAGTGGCTACCGTCGATTTTTCAAAAGAATTTAAGGAATATGCTAAGGAAGATGAAAAGAAAATTCTCCAATCAGTTACCTGGACACTTACACAATTTGATTCCATTGATAAAGTTAAGCTGACATTAAACGGGCATGAATTAAAAGAGATGCCGGTGAATGGCACTCCGGTCAGTTCGGCGTTAACGAGAGCCAATGGAATAAACATGGATACAACGGAAGTAGTAGATATCACGAATACGAAGCCGGTGACTGTTTATTATCTGGGCGGGGATGAAGAAAACTATTATTACGTGCCTGTTACCAAGCGTGTAAGCAATGATATGGACAATAAAGTTGAAGCAGTTGTAGCCGAACTGATAAAAGGGCCGAACTATGCATCCAATCTGGTGACAGACTTCCTTCCGGATGTAGAACTGCTTGAAGCTCCAAAAGTTGAAGAAGGAAAAGTTACATTAAACTTCAATGAGAATGTTTTCAGCAGCTTCGAAGAGAAAATGATTTCTAAGCACTTGCTGAATGCACTTGTCCTTTCCCTCACTGAACAAAAGGGCATTGAAAGCGTGGCTGTAACTGTCGATGGCAAAGCAGAGATTGTTAATGAGGATGGGGAAAAGCTATCCGAGCCTGTAACACGCCCTGAAAATGTGAATACAGGAAGTTTTTAATATAGCAGATTTTGTTATACTATATAGTAACAGGAAAAGGAGGTTGGCATTTAATGCCGCCTCTTCTTTGTTGGTAAAATAGGCATGCCAATATAACTGGGCAAATGCCCAGGTACAATATAAGCAAATGAAGGGGGAATCAGCTTATGCGCGCAGATGGACGTGAACCAAAGCAGCTTAGGCCAATACATATTGAAACTGATTATTTAAAGCATCCTGAGGGCTCGGTACTCATTACAGTGGGAGACACAAAGGTGATATGTACAGCAAGCATTGATGAAAGGGTCCCTCCTTTTATGAGAGGACAGGGGAAAGGCTGGATAACAGCTGAATATTCCATGCTTCCCAGGGCTACAGAGCAGAGAAATATCAGGGAATCAGCAAAAGGAAAAATATCAGGGAGAACAATGGAAATTCAGCGTCTGATCGGCCGTGCACTCCGCGCAGTAGTGGATCTTGATGCACTTGGTGAAAGAACGGTATGGCTTGATTGCGACGTAATACAGGCTGATGGAGGGACACGGACAGCTTCCATTACAGGGGCCTTTATTGCAATGGCACAGGCGATGGATAAGCTTTACAGCAGCAAGAAGCTTTCAAGCTATCCAATCAATGATTTCCTAGCGGCCACAAGCGTGGGGATTCTTACTGATAAGCAGGCTGTAGTGGATTTGAATTATATTGAAGACTCCTCTGCTGAAGTGGATATGAATGTAGTCATGACTGGCAGCGGGGAATTTGTAGAGCTTCAGGGAACTGGAGAAGAAGCGACTTTCTCTTATGCCCAGCTGCAGGAAATGCTTGGTGCTGCACAGGAAGGGATATCAGAGCTGCTTGAACTTCAGAAGTCGGCACTTGGAGAGAATATCTCAGGAAGCATTCATAGCAAAAGAGAAAAGCTTGCAGGGAGGGCATAATATGCAGGAAGTCATAATCGCTACTAAAAACGCAGGCAAAGCGAGAGAGTTTGAGCGGATGTTTAAGCCTCTTGGTTATGAAGTAAAAACCCTGCTGGATTATCCGGATTTTCAGGATGTTGAGGAGACAGGCAGCACGTTTGAAGAGAATGCCATTCTTAAAGCGGAAGCCGTGTCTAAAGCTTTTGGAAGAATGGTCATTGCCGATGATTCGGGATTGATCATTGATGCGCTTGGAGGGAAGCCGGGCATTTATTCCGCCCGCTATGCAGGAGAGGAAAAAAACGATCAGAAAAATATGGACAAAGTTCTCGATGAGCTCGAAAGCATTCCGGATCATAAACGGCAGGCACGGTTCTATTGCGCCCTTGCCATCGCTGCTCCCGGAAAAGCGACTGCAACAGTTGCAGGAACTTGTGAAGGTCATATCTTAAGAGAAAGAAGAGGGACTTATGGATTTGGCTATGATCCTATTTTCTTTGCAGAGGAAAAAAACAAAGCAATGGCTGAATTAATGCCTGAGGAAAAAAGCCAGATCAGCCATAGAGCGAATGCTCTCCAAAAGCTGGAGGAGCTGCTTCCTTCTTTCGTGGCGGGAGCTGAAAACTCATGAAGGTTCTGATTGTCAGCGATAGCCATGGGTTAACTTCTGAACTCAGCCAAATACGTGAAAGGCATCCTGGTATGGATATAATAATTCACTGCGGAGATTCGGAGCTGCAGGCTGATCATGAATCATTAAAAGGCTACGCTGCTGTAAGAGGCAATTGCGATTTTGATTCGGCATTTCCGGAGGACAGAATAGAAGAGGCTGGAGGGTTCCGCTTTTTCGTCACACACGGTCATAAATATTCCGTTAAGTCCACTTTAATGAATCTGTCATACAGGGCACGTGAATTGAAGGCAGATATCGTATGTTTTGGCCATTCACATGGTCTGGGAGCTGAAATGTCTGAGGGGATATTATTTATCAATCCTGGAAGCATAAGGCTCCCCAGAGGCAGGAATGAAAGGACATATGTCATACTGGAAAACAGGGGAAAAGATGTTACACTGGATGTGTATGACGTTTCCAAAGGAAAGATTCCTGATCTGACACAAAAATTTTCACTGGTAAAAAGCGATTAATTTGAATATAATAACTGAGGGAAGTGAGTCTTCCCTCAATAATAAAAAATATTTTACAAAGTGTTGACTTCTTAACATTTGTTTAATATAATAAATCTTGTCGTTGAGTTAATAAATCTCAATCAGGTAAATAATTTTAAAATGTCCCAGTAGCTCAGCCGGATAGAGCAACGGCCTTCTAAGCCGTCGGTCGGGAGTTCGAATCTCTCCTGGGACGCCATTTACACATCTGGAAACACTACATATCTTACCGAATTTTTACTCACCTTTTTGGTGGGTTTTTTTGTTTTTAAATCTATTTTTAATGGCAGGAACCAGCCAGTTGTTTTTAAATTGCCTCTATAAACCTCATCAGCTGTATCATCTCCCTTTTTTTAAAAAAATTTTTAAAATTTTTTTGTCCCATGGAATGTGAATAT
This region includes:
- a CDS encoding YslB family protein; amino-acid sequence: MSESASAKSTNEDYIQTVPVFGYELIREVLLHDLLGNEAPEILYWAGKRIARMYPLETAGQIAEFFINAGWGNLSIANESKHEIEMELSSQLIADRCKKNNNCNFQLEAGFIAQQIEFQKEVICEAFEHPRKKTGKILITVKWDKKDPAD
- a CDS encoding succinate dehydrogenase cytochrome b558 subunit, with the translated sequence MAGNREFFNRRLHSLLGVIPVGLFLVQHLVVNHFATGGEESFNNAAHFMESLPFRIFLETFVIYLPLLFHAIYGLYIAFTAKNNTSRYGYFRNWMFMLQRVSGVITLVFVAWHVWETRVQAAFGAEVNFQMMENILSNPFMFWFYIIGVISAIFHFANGLWSFLVSWGLTVSPRSQVISTYVTIGIFIALSIVGVRALTAFI
- the sdhA gene encoding succinate dehydrogenase flavoprotein subunit, whose product is MGKGKVIVVGGGLAGLMATIKVAESGTPVELFSLVPVKRSHSVCAQGGINGAVNTKGEGDSPWIHFDDTIYGGDFLANQPPVKAMAEAAPGIIHLFDRMGVMFNRTPEGLLDFRRFGGTQHHRTAFAGATTGQQLLYAMDEQVRRHEVAGLVTKYEGWEFLGVVIDDDGACKGVVAQNLTSMEIKSFAADAVIMASGGPGIIFGKSTNSVINTGSAASIVYQQGAYYANGEFIQIHPTAIPGDDKLRLMSESARGEGGRVWTYKDGKPWYFLEEKYPAYGNLVPRDIATREIFDVCVNQKLGINGENMVYLDLSHKDPKELDIKLGGIIEIYEKFQGEDPRKVPMKIFPAVHYSMGGLWVDYDQMTNIPGLFAAGECDYSQHGANRLGANSLLSAIYGGMVAGPNAVKYISGLDKSAEDLPSSLFDRHVKQEEEKWNNIMSLDGTENAYVLHKELGEWMTDNVTVVRHNDRLLKTDEKIVELMERYKNININDTAKWSNQGASFTRQLQNMLQLARVITIGAYNRNESRGAHYKPDFPERNDEEFMKTTMAKFVDANSAPAFHYEDIDVSLIPPRKRDYSKKKGEN
- the sdhB gene encoding succinate dehydrogenase iron-sulfur subunit, with translation MQETKTKTVRFVISRQDTPDSAPFQEEFEIDYRPNMNVISALMEIRRNPVNVKGEQTTPIAWDMNCLEEVCGACSMIINGKPRQSCTALVDQLEQPIRLEPMRTFPVVRDLQVDRSRMFDSLKKVKAWIPIDGTYDLGPGPRMPERKRQWAYELSKCMTCGVCLEACPNVNSKSDFIGPAPLSQVRLFNAHPTGEMNKAERLEQIMGDGGLANCGNSQNCVQSCPKGIPLTTSIAALNRDTTFQSFKNFFGSDQI
- a CDS encoding acyl-CoA thioesterase, encoding MKKLSYIDDFKKWEEEFIFFHPVKVRFSETDMFGHLNNTIPFTYYEEARIEFFKSKGFMQDWVKHDNETIPVVADLQCDFISQVFFDEEIQIYVKAASIGNSSVDLHYMGRKSDGSVCFTGRGTMVQISKVTGKGVPWTEKMKEMLKSEVKVRA
- a CDS encoding helix-turn-helix domain-containing protein yields the protein MKENEYTHKPLLTKREREVFELLVQDKTTREIAGELFISEKTVRNHISNAMQKLGVKGRSQAVVELLRMGELEL
- a CDS encoding MarR family winged helix-turn-helix transcriptional regulator — its product is MKLEDPKTNEINDVVADIEKDLRYISGIIKQKGREILSDFTITPPQFVALQWLFEEGDMTIGELSNKMYLACSTTTDLVDRMEKNSLVKRVKDPNDRRVVRIHLLDEGERIIEEVIKKRQDYLKEVLKNSSHNEVLFLKDNLMKLHHDMRGE
- the racE gene encoding glutamate racemase; amino-acid sequence: MKQPIGIIDSGVGGLTVAKEIMRQLPNEDIVYLGDTARCPYGPRPGEEVKSFTWQMTEYLLKENIKMLVIACNTATAVALEEIRRELPIPVIGVIFPGARTAIKVTKNHIIGVIGTEGTVKSKAYENALIQINSRSAVHSLACPKFVPLVESGEYEGSVAKKIVAETLQPLKGKGMDTLILGCTHYPLLEPIIKNVMGKNVKVISSGEETAREASTILHHHGLLKAVDENPEYKFCTTGSTAIFSKIASKWLGFTVNAVEKISL
- the recQ gene encoding DNA helicase RecQ; the encoded protein is MKLKEKLYLIELVINLLAQAENYLKKYFGYTSFRPGQQEIIQNILSQTNTLGILPTGGGKSICFQIPALVLPGTAIVISPLISLMKDQVDALSTAGIPAAYINSTLSSAEYQHIVAGIRNEEYKLVYVAPERFGSMAFLQLLNDISINAIVFDEAHCISQWGHDFRPSYRSVVSELSNLHQKPVIAALTATATRDVAEDIRRLLNIGEENMFITGFARDNLSFHVLKGVNKRDFLLQTINKHKNEAGIIYTSSRRETDQLYQFLKGKNCSVAKYHAGLKEEERKKAQDAFVFDESDIMVATNAFGMGIDKSNVRYVIHYNLPRNIEAYYQEAGRAGRDGEDSICYLMFAPQDIQLQKFLIEESSLDPRKMEQEYSKLKDMVNYCHTEKCLQSYIIDYFDENAEPILCGKCSSCLDERTSIDITQEALMIFSCIKRMGERFGVTLTAQVLKGSSNKRIHELNFNELSTFGLMKNRKEKEIAEMINYLLAEDYLVLTDGKYPTVRLSANAIPVLKGQKKLFMKISLPVPVQEADENIELFEILRKLRKKIADEENVPPFVVFADTALKEMCRYVPVNKDMMLNVKGVGQMKFDKYGEYFIQAIKEFAEEHNISPMPAAETPSMSEEPQDDRPSYQISFDHYKDGISIKEIAKKRNFSLITIQEHIFRSIKEGNAIDWSDIFNETEEKLVLQAAEKAGRDKLKPIKEELPDEIDYFKIKAVLVKDELQKQN
- a CDS encoding GerMN domain-containing protein, coding for MSINKKTSIVSAVLVSSVLLSGCGLFGSQGKEKVDPPKAVSYTDEGESAAEETTGKETAENEEGVTANLKTELYLIDKNGYVVPQTIDLPKTNSVATQALEYLVENGPVTELLPNDFRAVLPADTKVSVNIKDKVATVDFSKEFKEYAKEDEKKILQSVTWTLTQFDSIDKVKLTLNGHELKEMPVNGTPVSSALTRANGINMDTTEVVDITNTKPVTVYYLGGDEENYYYVPVTKRVSNDMDNKVEAVVAELIKGPNYASNLVTDFLPDVELLEAPKVEEGKVTLNFNENVFSSFEEKMISKHLLNALVLSLTEQKGIESVAVTVDGKAEIVNEDGEKLSEPVTRPENVNTGSF